A portion of the Ferrimonas lipolytica genome contains these proteins:
- a CDS encoding sulfite exporter TauE/SafE family protein gives MSDLLIYLCLGAFAGTLSGLFGIGGGLVIVPVLITTFSLMGLSQDIYIHMAIATSLATIVITAISAIQNHHQRGNVDWSIVKRFTPGVLFGAYLGGIIADRVPADGLAILLGVFMFVIATQMLFGLKPDAGRKLPHSGGLIAAGSVIGTLSAMVGIGGASLSVPFLRYCSVDMKRAVGTSATLTLPLAVAGVTSFIVNGWNAVDLPEWTLGYVYLPAFAGIVVASSQFVRVGAALGAKLSQLWLQRAFAAFLIFMGCKLLFG, from the coding sequence ATGTCGGATTTACTGATTTATCTGTGCTTAGGTGCCTTCGCTGGCACCTTATCAGGGTTGTTTGGAATTGGTGGCGGGTTAGTAATTGTACCAGTGCTGATCACCACGTTTAGCTTGATGGGCTTAAGCCAAGATATCTATATCCACATGGCTATCGCGACCTCATTAGCAACCATTGTGATTACTGCGATTAGTGCGATTCAAAACCACCATCAACGGGGTAATGTTGATTGGAGCATCGTCAAGCGTTTTACTCCTGGGGTACTTTTTGGTGCTTACTTAGGCGGAATTATCGCTGATAGGGTTCCGGCCGACGGTTTAGCCATTTTACTGGGAGTGTTCATGTTTGTTATTGCGACCCAGATGTTGTTTGGTTTAAAGCCTGATGCCGGGCGTAAGCTGCCCCACAGTGGTGGTTTGATCGCAGCCGGCAGTGTCATCGGCACCCTTTCCGCCATGGTCGGGATCGGTGGAGCGAGTTTGAGTGTGCCATTTTTGCGCTATTGCTCAGTTGATATGAAGCGTGCCGTAGGCACCTCGGCCACGTTGACATTGCCACTGGCGGTCGCAGGCGTGACCAGTTTTATTGTTAATGGCTGGAATGCCGTCGACTTACCAGAGTGGACTTTAGGCTACGTTTATCTGCCTGCTTTTGCTGGTATTGTAGTGGCAAGCTCCCAATTTGTTCGAGTGGGGGCGGCGTTGGGGGCGAAATTGTCGCAACTGTGGTTGCAACGAGCATTTGCAGCCTTCCTCATTTTTATGGGGTGCAAACTGTTATTTGGATAA
- the yjjX gene encoding inosine/xanthosine triphosphatase, whose protein sequence is MSEKRAVVASKNPVKVQAAQQALSQAFPATTWLVEGFAVPSGVAEQPLTETETRLGAENRLNALRLAQPDADFYAAFEGGYDRFNGSPFTFAYVAISNGERVQFGRSATLPLPEQVAIQLEQGGELGPLMDILFNDHNIKQKGGAIGLFTNGKVDRCSTYRDTMTLLLAPFLHPNLF, encoded by the coding sequence ATGTCAGAGAAACGAGCAGTCGTAGCATCGAAAAACCCTGTAAAAGTTCAAGCCGCGCAACAGGCACTATCACAAGCTTTTCCCGCCACCACTTGGTTAGTTGAAGGCTTTGCAGTTCCGTCTGGTGTTGCCGAGCAACCATTAACCGAAACTGAGACTCGACTCGGCGCTGAAAACCGTCTCAATGCCTTGCGTTTGGCTCAGCCTGACGCCGATTTCTATGCTGCATTTGAGGGTGGTTATGACCGATTTAACGGCTCGCCTTTTACTTTTGCCTATGTTGCTATCTCCAATGGCGAACGAGTGCAATTCGGCCGCAGTGCCACCCTGCCCCTACCCGAACAAGTTGCAATCCAACTGGAACAAGGGGGCGAACTTGGGCCGCTGATGGACATCTTATTTAACGATCACAACATCAAACAGAAAGGCGGAGCTATTGGATTATTTACCAATGGCAAGGTTGATAGGTGCAGCACCTATCGCGATACCATGACACTGTTGCTGGCGCCCTTTTTACATCCCAACCTGTTTTAG